The Ignavibacteriota bacterium genome has a window encoding:
- a CDS encoding CHASE2 domain-containing protein produces the protein MNQRLRLSSGQQSWLMRIALAFGVALIIIVFTQESILRLGILQRLELASVDYRFQYRGVNPGLRDSSHVVIVEINEESFRSLREQFPWPRSFYARLLRNLKAAGARAVGIDLLFSTSDIHDPRHDDSLRAALTATGIGVLSGKREADNESYITTSNDETYGNIFYATDHSMGLVNVRTDADGVFRSYNTMYAVDSAGGGEQRIPTLAFAVLNKYFGLPPTAVPEVEDGYFTYAGRVIPQVDRASMMINYYGPDGTFPHIRFHDVLDDETLQTREESESGEEINTFSDPSFGYLHDGTFKDKIVLVGVTVPEYKDLFPVAIARGERKRENMMYGVEIHANAVENVIRGDFLRMESPAASATTTFILVLITFIVTSQLREVKTRHHLVIGLLGFLFALSMILLTGALALFMFSKFNYVMGVVNAVLAIVGGYSMSTTYHMVTERKERMLIKSMFSTYVNPSLVDELVAHPEKLVLGGQREELTVLFSDIVGFTAISENLSPEELVSILNEYLEVMSGIIFRNDGTLDKYEGDAVMAFWGAPIPQKDHALRACRAALEMQEALVGLNAAWQEAGRPPIRIRIGINTGDMVVGNMGAVGKFAYTVIGDSVNLASRLEGANREYGTGVMVSQRTYDLACEEILGRELDRIAVMGRSEPVTTYELIAVRSAEMPPETQEMIGAYEEGKRFYHAREWVKAEQAFRRALAVQPDDRPSLLHLQRIEVFKHTPPPENWNGVFVFKSK, from the coding sequence ATGAACCAGCGCCTGCGTTTATCGTCAGGGCAACAAAGCTGGCTGATGCGCATCGCGCTGGCATTCGGCGTTGCGCTCATCATCATCGTCTTCACCCAGGAGTCCATCCTCCGGCTCGGCATCCTGCAGCGCCTCGAACTGGCTTCGGTGGATTACCGCTTCCAGTATCGGGGGGTGAACCCGGGCCTCCGCGACTCGTCGCATGTCGTCATCGTGGAGATCAATGAGGAATCGTTCCGTTCGCTCCGCGAGCAGTTCCCGTGGCCGCGGTCGTTCTATGCCCGCCTTCTGCGCAACCTCAAAGCCGCCGGCGCACGCGCGGTCGGCATCGATCTTCTCTTCAGCACGTCGGATATCCACGATCCGCGCCACGACGATTCCCTGCGCGCCGCGCTCACGGCCACCGGCATCGGTGTCCTCTCCGGCAAGCGCGAAGCCGACAACGAATCGTATATCACGACCTCCAACGACGAGACCTACGGCAACATCTTCTACGCCACCGATCACTCGATGGGACTCGTGAATGTACGCACCGATGCCGACGGTGTGTTCCGGTCCTACAATACCATGTACGCCGTGGATTCCGCGGGGGGAGGCGAACAACGCATCCCTACGCTCGCCTTCGCGGTGCTGAACAAGTACTTTGGCCTCCCGCCCACGGCGGTGCCCGAAGTGGAGGACGGCTATTTCACCTACGCCGGGCGCGTGATCCCCCAGGTCGACCGTGCTTCGATGATGATCAATTACTATGGCCCGGACGGGACCTTTCCCCACATCCGGTTCCATGATGTGCTGGATGACGAGACGTTGCAGACGAGGGAAGAGTCCGAGAGCGGCGAAGAGATCAATACCTTCAGCGATCCCTCCTTCGGCTATCTGCACGATGGCACGTTCAAGGACAAGATCGTCCTCGTCGGTGTCACCGTTCCCGAATACAAGGACCTGTTCCCGGTGGCCATCGCGCGCGGCGAACGGAAGCGCGAGAACATGATGTACGGGGTCGAGATCCACGCCAATGCGGTGGAGAACGTGATCCGTGGCGATTTCCTGCGCATGGAGAGCCCGGCGGCATCGGCCACCACCACATTCATCCTGGTGCTCATCACCTTCATTGTGACCTCCCAGCTGCGCGAGGTGAAGACGCGGCATCACCTGGTCATCGGACTTCTGGGGTTCCTTTTTGCGCTTTCCATGATCCTCCTCACCGGCGCGCTTGCCCTCTTCATGTTCAGCAAGTTCAACTATGTAATGGGCGTCGTGAATGCGGTCCTGGCCATCGTCGGTGGCTACTCGATGAGTACCACCTATCACATGGTGACCGAGCGCAAAGAGCGCATGCTCATCAAATCCATGTTCAGCACGTACGTCAACCCTTCTCTGGTGGATGAACTCGTTGCCCATCCCGAGAAACTCGTCCTCGGCGGCCAGCGGGAAGAGCTCACGGTGCTCTTCAGCGATATCGTCGGGTTCACCGCCATCTCCGAGAACCTCTCGCCGGAAGAGCTCGTCAGCATCCTGAACGAGTATCTGGAAGTGATGTCCGGGATCATCTTCCGGAATGATGGAACGCTCGACAAATATGAGGGGGATGCAGTGATGGCGTTCTGGGGAGCCCCGATCCCTCAGAAGGACCACGCGCTACGGGCGTGCAGGGCAGCTCTCGAGATGCAGGAAGCTCTTGTCGGGCTGAATGCCGCCTGGCAGGAGGCGGGCCGGCCGCCGATCCGCATCCGGATCGGGATCAATACCGGCGATATGGTCGTGGGAAACATGGGAGCCGTCGGAAAATTCGCCTATACCGTTATCGGCGACAGCGTGAACCTTGCGTCCCGGCTCGAGGGTGCGAACCGGGAGTATGGTACCGGCGTCATGGTGAGTCAGCGGACCTACGATCTTGCCTGTGAAGAGATCCTCGGACGGGAGTTGGACCGGATCGCGGTCATGGGGCGTTCGGAACCGGTAACGACGTACGAGCTCATCGCGGTCCGGTCTGCCGAGATGCCTCCGGAGACCCAGGAGATGATCGGTGCGTACGAAGAGGGAAAAAGGTTCTACCACGCGCGGGAGTGGGTGAAGGCAGAGCAGGCATTCAGGAGGGCTCTGGCCGTTCAGCCGGACGACCGGCCATCGCTCCTCCACCTTCAGCGCATCGAGGTGTTCAAGCACACGCCCCCGCCGGAGAACTGGAACGGGGTGTTCGTTTTCAAATCAAAATAA